In uncultured Cohaesibacter sp., a genomic segment contains:
- a CDS encoding thiamine/thiamine pyrophosphate ABC transporter permease ThiP gives MINQARQQAFANGIPALLAFLAPIFLVLASLLALWSMATPSLDEAAGIGDLIKGLLGDVYVMRAVGFTLLQASLSALLSSLLAIPLARALATRSFPGKTLILSLFGAPFILPVIVAILGLLAIWGKNGPIDQFVTAAGVKGFSIYGLGGILLAHVFFNLPLATRILLQGWLSIPSEQWRLAGQLGMNSRSIARHMEWPMLRERLPGTLAIVFLLCATSFTVVLALGGGPKATTIELAIYQAIRYDFDLERAALLACLQILLCAGLALISRLITRDHDTGESLGGSIARSDRTSRLARMTDWSIITVALGFMALPLFAAFLRGIYGLVMNPVDLQALLPAIARSVGVALGACLVMGLISLPLAQISIHLKGKSRRLVELPGFAIMVAPPIALGAGLFILLHQHIPIDRLALPLTSLLNGLQAVPFALILLTPAMGQIKRDYGKQIRHLGMDRLTAIRLVHWPLMRKPIGLSLGITAALSIGDLGVIALFGSPTAPTLPLYLYQQMGAYRMDQAYGSGLILTLVAFAFFLFFDKGLAGRDQT, from the coding sequence GTGATCAATCAGGCAAGACAACAAGCCTTTGCCAATGGCATTCCGGCTCTCCTTGCCTTTTTGGCACCGATTTTCCTCGTCCTTGCAAGTCTGCTGGCCCTCTGGTCCATGGCAACCCCGTCACTTGATGAGGCCGCTGGGATCGGCGACCTTATCAAGGGCCTGCTCGGGGATGTCTATGTCATGCGCGCGGTTGGCTTCACTCTGCTGCAAGCCTCTCTTTCCGCCCTGCTTTCAAGCCTGCTGGCGATACCACTTGCACGCGCCTTGGCAACGCGCAGCTTCCCCGGGAAAACCCTCATCCTGTCGCTATTCGGCGCCCCCTTCATCCTGCCGGTGATCGTCGCCATATTGGGTCTCTTGGCCATCTGGGGCAAGAATGGCCCCATAGACCAGTTCGTGACGGCGGCGGGCGTCAAAGGCTTTTCCATCTATGGCCTTGGCGGTATCCTGCTGGCTCATGTCTTCTTCAATCTGCCGCTTGCCACCCGCATTCTCTTGCAGGGCTGGCTTTCCATCCCGTCCGAGCAATGGCGCCTTGCTGGCCAGCTTGGCATGAATTCCCGCTCCATCGCCCGCCATATGGAATGGCCGATGCTGAGAGAACGACTGCCCGGCACGTTGGCGATTGTCTTTCTGCTCTGCGCGACCAGCTTCACCGTGGTGCTTGCGCTGGGAGGTGGGCCAAAAGCGACAACCATCGAGCTCGCCATCTATCAGGCCATCCGTTATGATTTCGATCTGGAACGGGCAGCCCTGCTCGCCTGCCTCCAGATCCTGCTCTGTGCCGGACTGGCGCTGATCTCCCGCCTGATCACGCGGGATCATGACACCGGCGAAAGCCTTGGCGGCTCAATCGCCAGAAGCGACCGCACATCACGGCTGGCCAGAATGACAGACTGGAGCATCATCACCGTTGCCCTCGGCTTTATGGCGCTGCCACTATTTGCGGCATTCTTGCGCGGCATATATGGCTTGGTGATGAATCCGGTTGATCTGCAAGCGCTGCTGCCAGCCATTGCGCGGTCCGTTGGCGTCGCGCTGGGGGCCTGCCTTGTCATGGGCCTCATCAGCCTGCCGCTGGCGCAGATTTCCATTCACCTCAAGGGCAAGAGCAGACGTCTCGTCGAACTGCCCGGCTTTGCCATCATGGTCGCCCCGCCGATCGCACTGGGGGCAGGTCTTTTCATCCTGCTGCACCAGCATATCCCGATCGACAGGCTCGCCCTGCCACTGACATCGCTGCTCAACGGCCTGCAAGCCGTCCCCTTCGCCCTCATTCTGCTCACTCCGGCAATGGGACAGATCAAGCGCGACTATGGCAAGCAGATACGCCATCTGGGCATGGATCGGCTGACCGCGATCCGCCTTGTCCATTGGCCCTTGATGCGCAAGCCGATCGGCCTCAGTCTGGGCATCACGGCGGCGCTTTCCATCGGGGATCTTGGCGTCATTGCGCTGTTTGGCTCGCCCACGGCCCCCACCCTGCCGCTTTATCTCTATCAGCAGATGGGTGCCTATCGCATGGATCAGGCCTATGGATCAGGGTTGATCCTGACATTGGTGGCCTTTGCATTCTTCCTCTTCTTCGACAAAGGACTGGCTGGCCGTGATCAGACTTGA
- the thiQ gene encoding thiamine ABC transporter ATP-binding protein, giving the protein MIRLDHLFIALDDWQMTISLTVEAGSFCALIGPSGAGKSTILNAIAGFLPHGPGQIFIDGADMANLPPAERPISMLFQDHNLFNHMTVAQNVALGICPSLKLDKNQWQQVHEALELVELGGMGSRLPRALSGGQRQRASLARAILRDRPVLLLDEPFAALGPALRKDMLKLVSDLARKNGQTIIMVTHHPEDAMLTADQTALVHDGAIAQQGPSEQLFTNPSEALAAYMG; this is encoded by the coding sequence GTGATCAGACTTGACCATCTCTTCATCGCTCTTGATGACTGGCAAATGACCATAAGCCTGACTGTGGAGGCTGGCAGCTTTTGCGCCCTCATAGGCCCCTCTGGCGCAGGTAAGAGCACGATATTGAATGCCATCGCCGGTTTCCTGCCCCATGGGCCGGGTCAGATTTTCATCGATGGAGCCGACATGGCCAACCTGCCCCCGGCCGAACGGCCAATCTCGATGCTGTTTCAGGATCACAATCTCTTCAACCATATGACCGTCGCCCAGAATGTGGCACTCGGCATTTGCCCTTCGCTGAAGCTGGACAAGAACCAATGGCAACAGGTGCATGAAGCCCTCGAACTGGTCGAGCTTGGCGGCATGGGTAGCCGCCTGCCCCGCGCCCTTTCCGGCGGCCAGCGCCAGCGCGCCAGCCTCGCCCGCGCCATTCTGCGCGACCGGCCCGTGTTGTTGCTAGATGAGCCCTTCGCCGCGCTTGGCCCGGCCTTGCGCAAGGATATGCTCAAGCTCGTCAGCGATCTGGCAAGGAAGAATGGCCAGACCATCATCATGGTCACCCACCACCCCGAAGACGCCATGCTGACAGCCGACCAGACTGCACTGGTCCATGACGGCGCCATTGCCCAGCAAGGCCCCAGCGAGCAGCTATTTACCAATCCCTCCGAGGCACTTGCGGCTTATATGGGCTAG
- a CDS encoding antibiotic biosynthesis monooxygenase, whose protein sequence is MYLVMNRFRVKVGFEAEFEAIWRERESKLLERDGFVSFDLLKGEEKEGYVLFASHALWRDREAFLGWTKSAQFRASHGKPKNERTVEYAGPPVLECFDVIEDLSIKAEG, encoded by the coding sequence ATGTATCTGGTGATGAATCGCTTTCGGGTGAAGGTGGGCTTCGAGGCGGAGTTTGAAGCAATCTGGCGTGAGCGGGAAAGCAAGCTGCTGGAGCGGGACGGTTTTGTCAGCTTCGATCTTCTCAAGGGTGAGGAAAAGGAAGGCTATGTGCTCTTTGCCTCACACGCTCTCTGGCGCGACAGGGAGGCTTTTCTGGGCTGGACGAAATCGGCGCAATTCCGCGCCTCCCATGGCAAACCGAAAAATGAGCGCACGGTGGAATATGCCGGTCCGCCGGTGCTGGAATGTTTCGATGTGATCGAGGATCTCAGCATCAAGGCTGAAGGCTGA
- a CDS encoding dipeptide ABC transporter ATP-binding protein codes for MSDNKEIILSARGITRDYVSAGGIFGKSETVRALKGIDFDLYRGETLALVGESGCGKSTLARILTLIDAQTSGELLIRGNPVNIAKKKVSAEMRRRIQIVFQNPYGSLNPRQKIGAVLEEPLKINNPEMSAQERRQKAMDMLIKVGLKKEHFGRYPHMFSGGQRQRIAIGRALMLNPRMLVLDEPVSALDLSIQAQILNLLKDLQEEFNLSYLFISHDLSVVKYFADRVMVMYFGEIVESATRDEIFANPQHDYTKTLLAATPKTSIESIRERVNSPKKRA; via the coding sequence ATGAGTGACAATAAGGAAATAATTCTCAGCGCCCGCGGGATTACCCGCGACTATGTGTCTGCTGGAGGTATCTTTGGCAAGAGCGAAACCGTGCGGGCGCTCAAGGGCATCGACTTCGATCTCTATCGCGGCGAGACCCTCGCGCTGGTGGGCGAGTCCGGTTGCGGCAAATCCACTCTGGCACGCATTCTGACGCTGATCGACGCGCAGACTTCCGGCGAGCTTCTGATCAGGGGCAATCCGGTCAATATCGCCAAGAAGAAGGTATCCGCCGAAATGCGGCGCCGGATTCAGATCGTGTTCCAGAATCCCTATGGCTCGCTTAATCCGCGCCAGAAGATCGGAGCCGTTCTGGAAGAGCCGCTCAAGATCAACAATCCGGAAATGTCAGCGCAGGAGCGCCGCCAGAAGGCCATGGACATGTTGATCAAGGTGGGGCTGAAAAAGGAGCATTTCGGGCGCTATCCGCATATGTTCTCCGGCGGTCAGCGCCAGCGCATCGCCATCGGTCGCGCCCTGATGCTCAATCCGCGGATGCTGGTTCTGGATGAACCGGTGTCGGCGCTCGATCTGTCCATTCAGGCGCAGATCCTCAACCTTCTCAAGGATTTGCAGGAAGAGTTCAATCTCTCTTACCTGTTCATCTCTCATGACCTCAGCGTGGTGAAATATTTCGCCGACCGGGTGATGGTGATGTATTTCGGCGAGATCGTGGAGAGCGCCACGCGCGATGAGATTTTCGCCAATCCGCAGCATGACTATACCAAGACATTGCTGGCGGCGACGCCAAAGACGAGCATCGAGTCCATCCGTGAGCGGGTCAACAGCCCCAAGAAACGCGCTTGA
- a CDS encoding ABC transporter ATP-binding protein has protein sequence MSLLEIRNLTVEFDTAMGPFQALKGVDYTVDKGEVLAIVGESGSGKSVAMLATMGLLPNSATVKADVMTFDGRDLKSLSTKERRSVIGKDISMIFQEPIASLNPCFTVGFQIGEVLKTHLDLHGKAVRDRSIELLQAVGIPTPEKRLTSFPHQMSGGQCQRVMIAMAIACEPKLLIADEPTTALDVTIQKQILDLLMRIQAERQMGLIMITHDMGVVAETADRVVVQYNGEQMEEAGVLELFEAPKHPYTRALLSALPERAEGDRLPTVSDFAAAFSKEDSPAL, from the coding sequence ATGAGTTTGTTGGAAATCAGAAATCTGACCGTTGAATTCGACACCGCAATGGGGCCGTTTCAGGCCCTTAAGGGGGTTGATTATACGGTTGATAAAGGCGAGGTGCTGGCGATTGTGGGCGAGTCTGGCTCGGGCAAATCCGTTGCCATGCTCGCAACCATGGGGCTGCTGCCCAATAGTGCCACGGTGAAGGCCGATGTCATGACCTTTGACGGGCGCGACCTCAAGAGCCTGTCGACCAAAGAACGGCGTAGCGTTATCGGCAAGGATATCTCCATGATCTTTCAGGAGCCGATTGCCAGTCTCAACCCTTGCTTCACGGTCGGCTTCCAGATTGGCGAGGTGCTGAAGACCCATCTGGATCTGCATGGCAAGGCTGTGCGCGACCGGAGCATCGAGTTGTTGCAGGCGGTTGGCATTCCAACGCCGGAAAAACGCCTGACCAGCTTTCCGCACCAGATGTCCGGCGGGCAATGTCAGCGTGTGATGATTGCCATGGCGATTGCCTGTGAGCCGAAATTGCTGATCGCCGATGAGCCGACGACAGCGCTTGATGTGACCATCCAGAAGCAGATTCTCGATCTGCTGATGCGCATTCAGGCAGAGCGGCAAATGGGCCTCATCATGATCACCCATGACATGGGCGTGGTTGCCGAAACAGCGGATCGCGTCGTGGTGCAATATAATGGCGAGCAGATGGAAGAGGCCGGTGTGCTTGAGCTATTCGAAGCGCCAAAGCATCCCTATACCCGTGCGCTTCTCTCCGCATTGCCCGAACGGGCAGAAGGGGACCGCTTGCCCACGGTGAGCGATTTTGCAGCAGCTTTCAGCAAAGAGGATAGTCCAGCGTTATGA
- a CDS encoding ABC transporter permease subunit: MTDNAIETVSRQSTKAVLKEFWFYFSVNRGAVIGLFVFLALVLVAFFAPYIAPHDANMQYREAFLLPPAWVEGGHADFLLGTDAVGRDILSRLIMGSRLSLFVGVIVVVIALTGGIILGLIAGYYGGKIDTTIMRIMDVILAFPSLLLALVLVAVLGPGLVNAMIAIAIVLQPHFVRLTRAAVMAEREREYVVAARVAGAGPLRLMFLTILPNCTAPLIVQATLSFSNAILDAAALGFLGMGAQPPTPEWGTMLAEAREFILRAWWVVTFPGVSILITVLAINLIGDGLRDALDPKLKRS; the protein is encoded by the coding sequence ATGACTGATAATGCTATCGAAACTGTCTCCCGCCAGTCCACAAAAGCGGTTCTCAAGGAATTCTGGTTCTATTTCAGCGTCAACCGTGGTGCGGTGATCGGCCTGTTTGTCTTTCTGGCGCTGGTGCTGGTCGCATTCTTTGCGCCCTATATCGCGCCGCATGATGCCAATATGCAGTATCGCGAGGCTTTCCTGCTGCCGCCTGCATGGGTTGAAGGCGGGCATGCCGACTTCCTGCTGGGCACCGATGCGGTCGGGCGTGACATTCTCTCGCGCCTGATCATGGGCTCGCGCCTGTCGCTGTTTGTCGGTGTCATCGTCGTGGTCATCGCCCTGACCGGTGGTATCATTCTGGGGCTGATTGCCGGCTATTATGGCGGCAAGATCGATACCACGATCATGCGTATCATGGATGTCATTCTGGCTTTCCCCTCGCTGCTGCTGGCCCTTGTGCTGGTTGCCGTCCTGGGGCCGGGGCTGGTCAATGCGATGATTGCCATTGCCATCGTGCTGCAACCCCATTTCGTGCGTCTGACCCGTGCGGCGGTGATGGCGGAAAGGGAGCGGGAATATGTTGTGGCGGCGCGTGTGGCCGGTGCCGGGCCGTTGCGTCTGATGTTTCTGACCATCCTGCCAAACTGCACCGCTCCGCTGATCGTGCAGGCAACGCTGTCCTTCTCTAATGCCATTCTCGATGCTGCCGCGCTCGGCTTTCTGGGCATGGGGGCGCAACCGCCAACCCCGGAATGGGGCACGATGCTGGCTGAAGCGCGTGAATTCATTTTGCGGGCATGGTGGGTCGTGACCTTCCCGGGCGTTTCCATTCTTATCACGGTGCTGGCGATCAACCTGATCGGTGACGGTCTGCGCGATGCGCTCGATCCGAAGCTGAAACGGTCATAG